The segment GTGTTTTACAGGACATCATCCTGCCTACAAGGATGTGCTATCGCATGGGCTGAAAGGAAACCTATAAGTAGGGCAGCAGTGATGATGCAGATGATGTAGGAGGGTCTTGTAGGAAGATGGTgaagaatatcacagaatcacagaattatcaagtttggaaaagaagatcatctagtccaaccatcaccaatacttccaggctaaatcatattcctcagctgTATATCTGCTGTAAGACACAGCCATAGGAACTGGGGCCTTGTGGCGCTGCCTGGCAGTCCTTAAAGCACTAAGAGCTGATGGAGGGTTGGTTGTGAAGGACACTTAGTAGGTGATGGGGCAGGGCTGAtttagatgatcttagtggccttttccaaccttaatgattgagttttcagaagctttttgcCCCTTGAATGTTTGGAACCATCCAAAATACGTAATTCTCATTGTATGGGAAGGCAGAagactggaaaataataaaggGGAAGGCCCCAAAAGCTCATAGCTTCGAGGTATACACAAGGCCAGGTAGGGTCCCAGCAGAGGGGCTGAGGGCAGGGTTGGCCcctcagcagcaggagagcGAAGCGGCCACCCCCCTCAGCCCCGACCCCCCGCCCTGACTGAGCCCCGCGCCCGCCGCTCCCCGCAGCGCCATCCCGCGCAGTCTCGCGAGACCCGGCCGCTGTAGACGCGATGTCCTTTGGGGcactgggggggtgggggggggagggaagcgAGACGAGGGGTGGATTGATCGATAGCGGCTTTGACCAATAAAAGAGAGGAACGGAGGGCCCTGAGCCAATAGATTCATCCCAGGGCGAGCGGCGAGCCAATGGAAAGACTGGGGAGGCGGGGCGTGCCGCTGGCTGATTGATCCCAGCTTTGGCGTTGTTCAGTCAGAGCGAGAACATTCTAGAGGTGAGTACGGGGCGGCCATTGCTGGGGTCCCATCAACCGCCCCCTTCTGCCCGAGCTGCGCGCCCGCCGCCGCagctccctccccccccttccctcttctcccccttcctcctcctcctcctccctttcctctcaGGATCCGGCGCTGACGATGCCCCTGGTTGTGTCTCCTCCTCAGATTGTCCGGCATTGCTGTCCCTGCTCATAAAGCCCGTCACAGGACGCCCGGACACGGAGGCTGCGGCGTCCGCCTCCGCCTCCTCCCCCCGGCCGGATTATAAGCGCCGCACGGCCTCGTTCTCATCGCACACTCGGCTTCATCGCAGCCCAGGGCGAGCAGCGTTGGGTTTATGTCTTTATTGGACGAAAACGGTGAGTGTGGGGGTGGAGGTGGAGCGGGTGGTTGGGCCTTGGGAAGGGGCGAgcgggctgggctgggctggggcgGCCGTTGGTGGACGGGCGGCTGTGAGGAGCCGTACCAGGGACCCgccaggaaggagaaggagataAGAGTTGACACATTAACCTCTTACCATCGTTGGTTTGATGTTCCCGGTGGCTGTTTAGcgttattttttatttttcactcgatatttcccccccccccctgcgCCATGCGACGagacaagatggcggcggccgGGCCGCGCCTCCCCGCGCTGTGGGCGGTTGTGGGGGTTGGAGCTGTGGCGCAGATACAGGCtgaggggggagggggacaATGATCCACAGcgggggggaatggggggaaatggggggagaAGAGCAACAGgagcatcccccccccccccactttaGAGCTGGGGAACGCATGCGCAGTTGGAGGTTCCCCCCGGTCTATTCCGGGGCTGAGTCAGTGCTTAATTGCTGCATTTATGACTCATCACGGGCCCGATTGGGGCGGGGAGTGTTGCTGAGCGCTCTGccctccctcttctttttttttttcccccactctgTGTGCGgcatattggggggggggagggttgCTTGCTTGGGAGGAGGAGTCCCAGGGAGCAGGGGAGGGAGCTGCAGCCCGCAGATAGAAGCCGTGAGCTGGAAGGAGGGGAAGCGACACGTTAGCTCTGCGAGCTCACAGAGGTACTGCTTCCTCATACTGCTTCCTCAGCGCTTCTCAGGCACATGGTCGGGTCACATGGGGGCTCTTTTTTAGCCACTCTGAGGAAGGACGGCTTGTGCTGAAGAAGGGTAAAGCTGTGTTGGGACTAATACATAATACATAGTGTACACATAATCTGTTTGCTCCTCGTGGAAGGATTTGTAAACCTGAACAGAGCACAGAATGGCACTCTTACACAGGAACATGGAGGAGTCTGTTTTAATGTGTCAACACTCGTGTGTCATTAACGATAACACGGTGACGTGTCAAAGTGAGCAcgctgcaggctgggctgccAGCCTAGTCAACCAGTTGTGGCTTACGTAACCTTAGATCTGATTACAGGGGCgcatgtttatttaaatatgtaaatactGCTTAAGGCAACTTTAATAACAGGATTCATCCTCCTTCCCCcgagaaaaaaaatgaactggagAAGCTGTTGCACTGCTCTGTACCTCTCTGCGCTGCTAGGCTTTCTATAGTGAAGCAGTTTATGTCAGGATTTATCAGGCTTATTATTAAGTCAAAACTCCACAGAAGCTGCTATGAGAACCTGTAAGTGAGAGGGAGTATCACCTAATTTTCCTCTCCGAGCCAGAAAACTGGTAAGCCACGTAATAGTACTATTGGACTGTGGATTGCTGCTGCTTCAACTTAGGGatatttctcagctttctgaCAATCCGCAGTTTATTTAATAGGTTCATGTGATGATGCAGAAATTGAGTCTGGTGTTCTTCTCCCACTTCCCTTTCCACTTTAGCGTGGACCGTACCACATGACCTTAGTGTAAGAGCCCTTGGACTTCATTAATCGGCCAGTGTTCCTTTTCTTACTGATCACAGCTGTCTTGCGAGTTAATTGTACAGAAAATACTGTTCATTTACCCATTGTTTTTTAGGGAGTAAGGTAGAAGAGAACTTAAAGTTCTGTAGTGTAGGTGAGGAAAAGCTATTCAGCAGTGCAGTTCAGGGCTATTGTCTTCAGCTTCACAGGCTGAAGAATGGTATATAATAATGAACTTAGTTTCCCTACCCATAAATATAGTTCCTTGTATAGCTGCATTGCAAGATTTTATTGGTGTATGTTACAATGAActtattgcttttctgtctgttgATGTTTGCAGAGCTGTTGCGCAGCCACTGGTACCTGTATTGGGGAAACATAGCATACAAGCAAGAACCTTACAGCCTCAGTGGCGAAAATTTTTTCATGTCAGAGACCGAGAACTCTTGCAGTCGTTTATGTCATCCCGTCTTCTCCAGACAGAAGATACCAAAAAACTGCAATCAAAGATCTCTTCATCTTATTGATAAAGCTACTAATAAGGCAAAATGTCTGTCAACGTCAACCGCAGTGTTTCAGATCAGTTCTATCGCTACAAAATGCCCCGTCTGATTGCCAAGGTAACTTAATAGCTATTAGTGATAAGTAGATAGGGTTTCACATTGGTTGCTTTCTATATAAAGGAATGGAGGTAATGATATCAACCCCAGCCAATCATAGGGAGCAGATGTCTGCATCTTTCTGTCTGAACTAATTGTACATTAATGCCTCTGAAGTAGAACATTCAAAACAGAACTTAAGTGTAGTCAGATGGGAAATACATGCTGGGTTGGGCTGCTGTGGTCTTTCTAACTTAagacttggttttgttttttaaaggttgAGGGCAAAGGAAATGGAATAAAGACGGTTATAGTCAACATGGTTGACGTTGCAAAGGCGCTTAATCGGCCTCCAACGTGTAAGTACTCTGTGCAGTGTGGTTTTAACTTCATTTAATGCTTTCACTTTCATTTGAAgtgcaagtatttttttttcaagttttgttaggaaaaaaaataagggggaaataggagacagcagcagtggcaTATTTacttgatatttattttcaattaacaaagaaaacttaaagGCATTGgtggttattttattttattgcagatCCTACCAAATTTTTTGGTTGTGAGCTGGGAGCACAGACCCAGTTTGATGTTAAGAATGACCGTTACATTGTCAATGGATCTCATGAGGCGAATAAGCTGCAAGACATGTTGGATggattcattaaaaaatttGTTCTCTGTCCTGAGTGTGAGAATCCTGAAACTGATCTGGTGAGTAGATCTGTCTGATCTCTCTATCTGTATGAATGGTAACAGCACAGTACAGAAGCACTGTGTTCAGGGTTTGTGGAAGTGGTGTGGGGTTTTAAAAGCTGACTGGAATAGCAATTCAGAGAGATCTGATTTCTTGCTCAACCCAGGCTGTAGGTTTACAGTGGTTCAAAAATTGGCTAAATTGCTTGTTTAAACTCAAGTTCTGTTAGGGCTAATGAAAGCCTGACTTAATCCTAGGAGATTACAAGGTAAATACCAGATGTAGGCTTTAATGTGTATctgatttgtatttttactgGAGTTTGTTCTTTCTTACAGCATGTCAATCCTAAGAAACAAACTATAGGCAACTCTTGCAAAGCCTGTGGCTATCGAGGCATGCTTGACACAAACCATAAACTCTGCACATTCATTCTCAAAAACCCACCTGGTAAGTGCATGCCCCCTTATTTgtggggagagggagatgattaaaaaggaattttttccAGTGTGTTAATTGAGTAGACAAACAAACAGCTCATTTCTGAGTAAACTGTAAGAATGCCATGGTATGCTGCTAGCGTGGTAGTGGGCTGGGGGGAAAGTAGCTTTGTTCATAGTTTAAGTGTGAAGAGGAGGATTCAAGAGATCTGGCTGCTCAGGTAGAAATATCTGAAGAATTTTATTTGCTTAGACAGGACCAAACTTGCTAGGAAGTTAGtcagcagctgctcactgctgatTGCTGGTTAAGTCAGCGTGAAGCAGAAGGATAGGAAGTAAAAGCCATATAATAAAAGTGGACTGAAGTGGACAACTTCCTCTGTGCAAGCAACACTCTGTAGTAAGCATTTGGTTGCCTGCTGCAATTTAAGCTTGCTAAATTAGAAAAGTCCAACCTATTCCGGGGATCTCTGCTTTGTGAGGTCGCTTGTTATATAGACTTGTACATCCTTAGAGTGTAATGAGAAACTGGACTTTGCTAGAACcgtggattttttttctgaacagtgtATGCTTTCTCATACATATTCAGAGCAGTAAGCACACATAACCTGCTGCTGATATAAAAACTACATCAGTTTCCCTTGGGAGTTGAGCAGCAGTGCAGTAGCACAGGGAGTTCATGAAATAAAGCTAATACACTAAagttcattttcagaaagtgGTGACACTGGtacagggaagaaagagaaggagaagaaaaatagaaaaggcaaGGACAAAGAAAATGGTTCTGTGTCCAGCAATGACACACCTCCACCTCCACCACCAGAGGAGATTACTCCTCCACAGGTTGTGGTAAGTAGAAGGAAAAGTGGGGAGATGAGGATGTGTGGTGTTTTACTTggatttaaaactgaaaatcactCCCTGTTAGTCAGCACTGCATCAGAGTTTTACTATATTTTACTATATTATACTATATATACAGAAACTTGCAACTGGAGTAGAAGCAGCGCTGCATCTCCCCCATAGTAACTCTTCAGCATGTATGTTCCTTGCTAAGTACATGTTACATCCTCTTTATTCCTCAAGAGGGCTGGATCATACCTAAATGGCTGTTATAGGTAGTGGTGAGGCAGTGCTTGAAAGTAACCTCAGAACTGACTGTAAAAGTGTGTTTATTAACATAACTTCTGCACTGGCTTTATCCATTTTTGTGACATGTAGTTATAGAATGAGCCGTGCTTCTATAGGGAAGAGTCAGAAATACTTGACTATCTCTCAGATCTGTATCTAGAGACAGCATTCAGTTTTTAGTAAGCTTGTGGTAGAACTGTATGAATCTCTTGGACATGTTTACTCttaaggaggaagaggatgatgATGACTGGGGTGAAGACACAACAGAAGAAGCCCAAAGGCGCAGAATGGATGAAATCAGTGACCATGCAAAGAACCTCACACTTAGTGAAGACTTGGAAAGAACAGTGGAAGAAAGAGTCAACATACTGTTCGATTTTGTGAAGGTGAGTGTATGTAAAAATGCTCATAAGGAGATGAAGAATGAGCTGTTTCTTCCCTAAAAGTCTTTCCATCCTAGAGATGAAGCTGCTACAGAAGTACTGCTTCCACTGTTAGCTGGGACTCTTGGTAGAACAGTAATGGAGTCTTCAGTAGCTTTAAAACATTCCCTTCCTGTCTTgtagaaaaagaaggaagaaggtgTCATTGATTCTTCTGACAAGGACATTgtagcagaagcagagagacTGGATGTCAAGGCTATGG is part of the Coturnix japonica isolate 7356 chromosome 5, Coturnix japonica 2.1, whole genome shotgun sequence genome and harbors:
- the EIF5 gene encoding eukaryotic translation initiation factor 5: MSVNVNRSVSDQFYRYKMPRLIAKVEGKGNGIKTVIVNMVDVAKALNRPPTYPTKFFGCELGAQTQFDVKNDRYIVNGSHEANKLQDMLDGFIKKFVLCPECENPETDLHVNPKKQTIGNSCKACGYRGMLDTNHKLCTFILKNPPESGDTGTGKKEKEKKNRKGKDKENGSVSSNDTPPPPPPEEITPPQVVEEEDDDDWGEDTTEEAQRRRMDEISDHAKNLTLSEDLERTVEERVNILFDFVKKKKEEGVIDSSDKDIVAEAERLDVKAMGPLVLTEVLFDEKIREQIRKYRRHFLRFCHNNKKAQRYLLHGFECVVAMHQTQLISKIPHILKEMYDADLLEEEVILGWAEKASKKYVSKELAKEIRVKAEPFIKWLKEAEEESSGNEEEDEDENIEVVYSTTASVPKVETVKPANNKDDDIDIDAI